The Cellulomonas shaoxiangyii sequence GGATGCCGCGGGCCGCGATGTCCGTCGCGACGAGCACCCGCACGCCGCCGTTGGAGAACGCCTCGAGGTTGCGCTCGCGCGCACCCTGGCTGAGGTTGCCGTGCAGGTCGACCGCGGGCACGCCCGCCGCCGTCAGCTGCTTGGCGAGCTTCTTGGCCTGGTGCTTCGTCCGCATGAACAGCACGCGACGGCCGGTGCCGGACGCGAGCTGGTGGACGACGTCCTTCTTGGCGTCGACGCCGTCGACGAGGAACACGTGGTGCGTCATCGCCGAGACGGGCGACTCGGCGCTGTCCACGGCGTGCCGCAGCGGGTTGCGCAGGAACCGCTGGACGATCAGGTCCACGCCGTTGTCGAGCGTGGCGGAGAAGAGCATCCGCTGCCCGTTCGGGTCGGTCGCGGCCAGGATCCGCTTGACGCCCGGGAGGAAGCCGAGGTCGGCCATGTGGTCGGCCTCGTCGAGCACGGTGATCTTGATCGCGGCGAGCGAGACGACGCCCTGCTTCATCAGGTCCTCGAGGCGGCCCGGGCAGGCGACGACGATGTCGACGCCGGCCTTGAGGACCGACTCCTGGGGACGCTGCGAGACGCCGCCGAAGATGGTGGTGACGTGCAGGCCGGCGGCCTTGGCCAGCGGCTCGAGCGTCGCGGCGATCTGCGACGCGAGCTCACGCGTCGGGGCCAGCACGAGCCCGCTGGGGCGGCCCGGCACGCGGCGCACGCCCTGCACGCCGGCGACGAGGCCGGCCAGGCGGGCGACGAGCGGCAGGCTGAACGCGAGCGTCTTGCCGGAGCCGGTGCGGCCGCGGCCGAGGACGTCGCGACCCGCGAGCGTGTCGGGCAGCGTCGCGGTCTGGATGGGGAAGGCGTCCGTCAGGCCACCTTGGGCGAGGGAACGGACGAGGACCTCGGGCACGCCGAGGGAGGAGAAAGTAGGCACAGGTTGGTCGCCTTTCGCGGCGTTCGTGGGGGCGTCCGCCAGCACCACGAGCCGGGACGCGGGCCTGCTCCCGAGTCGTTACCGGGGCGGGGCCGTG is a genomic window containing:
- a CDS encoding DEAD/DEAH box helicase; the protein is MPEVLVRSLAQGGLTDAFPIQTATLPDTLAGRDVLGRGRTGSGKTLAFSLPLVARLAGLVAGVQGVRRVPGRPSGLVLAPTRELASQIAATLEPLAKAAGLHVTTIFGGVSQRPQESVLKAGVDIVVACPGRLEDLMKQGVVSLAAIKITVLDEADHMADLGFLPGVKRILAATDPNGQRMLFSATLDNGVDLIVQRFLRNPLRHAVDSAESPVSAMTHHVFLVDGVDAKKDVVHQLASGTGRRVLFMRTKHQAKKLAKQLTAAGVPAVDLHGNLSQGARERNLEAFSNGGVRVLVATDIAARGIHVDEVELVVHVDPPAEHKAYLHRSGRTARAGSEGAVATLVLPQEESEVRTLTRLAGIKVTPRRVRAGDPALTALVGEQAAHVTPAPVVAEPVRTSSGRRGGGGGGAAGGRGRRGGGATSGGATSGGARTGGRPGGDARRAGTAGGGQGADGGRRREGAPASRGGAVGMSMGSRAGSRRSR